TTCTTACACGTATTGTTTTGCATGCCTATGCATGATTATTGACTGTGGATTTGGTGTCAGATTAGCAGTTCTTAACGACAGGCCCTTTCAGTGTTGGCCATGGAGCTCACCTCCTGACAGTGCATTCAGTTTACTCTCCCATCATTTCTGTTGTCCATTAAACCTGAGTCCCCCCCCTGtcagccacaaaaacaacattttggaaTATAGCGGATGTACGAAACACCCTCTCATAGAAACAGGCTTTTACAATCTTCttctacagtcctggttgaaattattgacaccccTGAATTTGAAGTGCAGAatatcatcagaaataaatgcaaattaaccaattttgtaggatcagaaaatgtaataaaatgtacacttgacacaattatcgGCTCCCTTTCAATTAACTTAAATTAGTaccttaaacaaaataaaaaacaaataagactcacctgttcttaattttcagtgttcacaagacctgaattaaccaattaatgatggttttactgcataaaaagggctgattgtttccagtttcgACAGAgatctgagagcatcagaaatgttattatcaaacaATATAACATgccaaaggctacaaggcaatcgccaaagatcttgaaatccctgtttcaacagttcataatgttaatagatttcacagtcataaaaactGTTAGGACGCTTTCATGACGTGGTGCTAAGATGAAACTcgatgagagaagtctgtgaaggaaaaaaaacacacaagaaatctaaagagcttcaggctgacctggagcaatctggagtaGTGGTTTCAGCCCGAACCATACACTGCACACTAAatcaagtagggctccatggaccaaggccaaggaggacaccactattgaaagaaaaataaaaacaatgtttgcaaaaactttaatagatgagccacagtctttctaataataaattataaataaatgaaaccaaagtagagctgtTTGGGAATGTAGTATATCAGTTTCTTACAGGCGAAGAAAAGGaggcccataaggaaaagaagaccctacctacagtaaaacatggtggaggctgTATcctgctgtggggctgcttgtctgcctctggtactgaagggattgaatgtatcaaaggaatgatgaacTCACAAGATTACCGAGGCATTTAAGAACAAAATGTGttgcccagtgtcagaaaactaggtatGAGGCAAtggtcttgggtctttcagcagcacaacgacccaaagcagacatccagcatcacaaaagaatggttgaaaaggaatTTTTGCCCTATAATATTAATAGAATATTCCTAATTTCTCTGACAGGACTTAGATCACATGGTACAGTTTAGTGGCCCACAAAATATTTAGTGGCccataaaatattcatatagTAACTTATAGTTTTGctctgtgtatttacattttgtgtcttACTTAAAATGATCTTAGTATTCATTTATGATATCCTATAGTATCGTACGTTCTTTTGTAGGTACTCAACAGGGAGTTTATGATCTTTTTCTCATTATGCTTTGGTGTTTATTGTCACCAATTATTGTCACTCAGTAGAATACTGTGAAAGTGTTGACAGGTATCGTGTCACTTACACGCTCATGCATGTACGTGTGCATCTTTGTGAACATACTAAAACGGGAACCCAGTCGACAAAACACTGGTCCATAGTTCCACCAGTGATCATGGAGCTTGTACAACCACTTGAAAACTTTACACTCCTGATCTCTTGTGGCTGAAACTTGTAGATCAAACTTTAGTTGCCCTGCTCCTGGCATTTTCCTCACTGATTCATGTCAAGTATGAGATATGAACAGCTGAATTACATAAAATTTTAGGCCCATACCTGTTTACATTGCAGTCTGAACAACAAGATATATTTTTGGATGGAACCTTGCCTTTGTGTTAGGGTTAGTGAGGGTCAGACAGCAGAGGAGTATAGAAAGATGACAGTATAGATGGTTTAGTGATTCAAATAGGTCCACTGTGAACAGGTCCATTATATGGCCAAAATTATGTGGACACCCATTCTAATTGCTGGGTTCGATTGCCTCAGTGGCAAACTGATATAGCCATCTAATGTATATGCTTGCATGGCACCAGTAACAATACTATTGGCAGCCtttgtagcagcagtagtagtagttgtgaTATGTGTTAGTATTAGTAACAATGGTAATAACACTGGTATCAGTCCAAAGGTAAGTGTAGAGTTATTAGCAGTAtaaatttttaattcaattcaattcattttatatagtgccaaatcataacagaggttatctcagggcacttttcatatagagcaggtctagaccggactcttcatagttacatttacagagactcaacattcccccatgagcaagcacttggcgaggaaaaagtcccttttaacaggtagaaacctttaACAGCAGCCAGTTTTCAGACTGAAGGTGCCAAGGGTCAAAATTAGTACTTGTAAATTCAGTGTTACACACAGTGTTGGAACTATGAGCGCTGCGTTTTACACGATACTTGGTATCTGTACACATATGTTCACAAAATaacttcttttttcacagtgtctttCTGTAACCCTACCACTGATATCATTTATTCACAAATTTTATTCATACAGTCTCATTTCTTTTCTACTAATACAAATCTTTTATACACAGGtaaaaacttgaatttctcatgcagatttattttacaggtttacaaaggttgatttccaactacaaactttggaattatttgtgaacatcacttttcaaattcaaaatcttTCCTTAATTTGAGCCCCATACACATCGGCCAATTTACAGGAGTGTTAGGAGCATCATAGGTctaattttaataacttttcgATGGATAGTTATTGCCAAAGCACAAAGTAGGCGTATGCAATTTAAAACTCTAGCTATACTTCGCTGAAGATTCAGTATGCCATCCATAGATACGAGTCTACAGAAAAATGGACAGACAAATCTAAACTAGAACCAGTATGGGCAATAGCATTCTATAGTAATTATACTGACCAGCACTTTCTAGAAGAGGTATTTATATTCACACAGTCGATTCAAAAGATCCTGAGTCTGGGTGCACAGGTGCTGCAaccttcttcttcctcatcgTGAGGTAACTGTTAAAAAGAGAACAACAGACCAGCTATCAGTATTTACAGTTGCTTTCTTAGAGATATTATTAGCAGTGGGTGGAGGAAGACTACCAACACAGTGTAACAATCACTTTGGATAGTTACAAGTATTAAGTTTGGGAAATCATCGTGCAGACAGGatattttgtttgaaatctTTCATGCACTGCTCAGACGGCATAACGGGTTCGGGTATTTCTGTCCTTTGGGTCCCTGCCCATGTAGGTGCGAAAGGTATTGAGAATGTAACCATATTGGTCAAACAATGATCAAAATCGCAGTTAATTGACATACAAGTTCCACTAACTAAGGCTGAAGTCAAAACTATTATTAAGCAACATATGCACAAAATCTTGCAAGAATCCTGGGACTTGACGAACACAGGAAGACATCTTTACAAAGCATGCTGGTGTGGGAAGAATACGGGGCGGGAACCAGAGGGGGGAAACAGTCTTTATCTATCTGAGGATAGGACAAACTGCACTGGGCTCAGTCAATCTCTTCACAGAATAGGAGAACACCCAGCTGGACTCTGCATACGTTGTAATCAACCAGGAAGTGCTGAACATGCACTGCTAGATGTAACAGCTAGAATGGACAAGAGAGGGAGCTAATATCAGCACTAAAGGAAGCAAATCATATGTGCTATTACATTAGGCAGACTAATAGGAAAGGCCTCAGGGCAATTACAGTCTGTCAATTAACTACCTTAAAGAACGGGGTATAGCAGAGATTAAttaattctctttttcttttcttttcttttttttaaatctgttgttCCATACGCAGGTCCAGTAGGTGACGTTAACGCGCAATGCTTGTTTGCCAACACCCATTCAAAAAAACCcattgaagaagaagaagaatttatGCACAAGCCGTCGAAGAAGACAGGCTTTTTCTGTTGTGCTTCCTGGGTCCTCGTTAGTTAGCAATAAACTCAGGGAGGGAACATGGATAAGAACCAAACATATTGTACTGTGTTGGATAAAAAGAGCCAGTCTAAATTTATTTGCTATACTCATAGAAAAAACGGAATATTTTGTATTTGGTGAGTCTGAGGTTGAGTTAAAAATGCAGACGAAAGTGACCAAAATAGTGTTCACTAGTGAACAGAGAGAACGCTGAACAAATCTCCATTTAAAATCCGACGGTTTATTATTCCGGTGTTTATCAGGAAAATTACTTTTGTGttagaatttaaaacaaaacgcAGCGTTGAAATGAATTATCGGTAACCTCCCAATACTCCACCGAGCAGGATAAAATGATCACATAATGTAGAAATGGGATTGAAGAGTGACCCCCAAAATCAATACTGCGATCTTCAGTTGTATTCTCACGATAATGTATATTTGcctgtgaaacagaaaacacaatatttccgaatatttaaatgcagtttgattCACATTTCTCTCCTTCAAAGACCGTAGGGGTGTAAACAATAGTATGAACACATGCAATACAGGGCAAATAATCCAGTTGACGTGCCTTCAAATGATTATCCTTTTCTAAAGGCAAATCGTTCCCTTTTAGACCACGTCAAGAAGATGTTTATTCACCCTTATATTATTTTTGAGACCATGCCATGAATTACGATGTacatgtgcgtgtttgtgtcaGTGCGCCCTCCCCTTGTAAGGACGTGCGACCAAGTGTGATTTAATGCAAGtattttcatcatcatgtttttgttcatctgCTGTAGTTTGACAGATGCCTCTGATGTTTGGAGCACAGAGTACACCGAGGACACACTGAACCAGTTTGTAAGTTTCACCTTCGGACATCCCCCATGAGTTTAActgtgataataataaaaagtgcATCAGTGAAAGTGCTGACTTTTGACTTGCTTGTTTAGAGACAGAGGTTTGCCTTGAAATCTACAGAGGATTATGTCCTAAAACTCAGGTAAGAGTACAATCTGTCCTCTTTGAAAACCATGTTTTGTAACATGAATTATTTCTATGAAGGTACTAGAATTCAGTGGTGCCAGTGAAGCTGCACAGGCAGCAGCAGAACAAtcttagcattaagactgagTAGCTTCCACGCgcattgtgtgtgagtgactaTATGGATCAGAAAATGTGATCATGAAATCAACTTTAGGGACCTTAGACTGAATTATCCTCTGTCATTCCCTCAGGTTGGCCTGTGGTAGTGGGGACGGGTCTGTTGTGGTTACTGACACCGGGGCAGAGCTGCATGTGGGCTCCAGTCCAGGTGACCTAAGTGTTACCCTATCCAGGCTGGAAGGCCCAGAGGCTACAGAGGAACTGAAGGAACTGCTGTTCAGGATGGCTGACAGCCTCACTCAGCTtgacagtaaatgtactttcttCTTGTGACTCATTGCAGTTGTTTCACATATGAGAGGATTTGGTCTGATAGGAACTTATGTAGAAATAAAACTAGGGCTGAACAATATGCAAAAAAATCGCATTGCAATTGATATTGCAATTGTGATATGAATCACAATTTGAGTGGTAATGGTATCATGCcacttttactgaaaaaaaaaacataaaaatgacgATGatgtgataatttttttttcttccttttttttttctttctctgaggTCTGTACCAAATAAGCATGTTCCTTTATGTCTGGAGAACATGAATTTTAGGCTGTGGCATTTCTGTAGCATCAGAGTGCTTGATTTATAATGGTATAGTAAgtcatgaaacatttttctgtgattaaaaaaaatgcagctccTTGAGTTTGGATATTGCTCTTGGCCATATTgcaattttgattttatttcgaTTAATTCTTCAGCCCTAGTTAAAACCCACTTTCTCTTTGGAATCAGTGCTGACTGTGTTTTGTCATTCTCCTCAGTTAGACCCCTGCCTGTCAGTCCAGTGAAAAATCACCCAAGGCATCCCACAGGTATGTTTTTAAAGCTACAAGGTGTAATTTCCATTCAGGAAATTGCATCCTTTAGTATACGTATAACTTATAAGTATAGTCATAAACATCACCCCCTCCATATTAGCAATGGGACATGGGCCAAACTAAAAATTCAAAGTACatgtgaaactattttttttccaaaaggtggtttctgtgattttgggtAATTTTCAATCATGCTGACATATGATCAAGTGGTCATTTTTCTgctaagtttgtttttaataacttATTTGATGATATAActggtcggggcagacggccgcccactATGAGTCGGGTtgtgttcaaggtttctacctgttaaaagggagtttttcctcggCGCTGTCACCAAGTACTTGATCATGTGGGAATggtgggtctctgtaaatagaactataaagagtctggtgtagacctgctctacatgaaaagggCCCTGAgttaacctctgttatgatttggcactttataaataaaatttaattgaattgaatatgaAAAGAGGCGTGTCTCAGCATGGTTGACAGCTGTGATTGATAGGTTCTATTAAAACTATGTCATGTGCTTGAGGAGCAAAGAGTCTGTCTGatcaggttttcattaaggatatctttgtactttgctctgttcagctttccctcaaccctgtcCAGTCTTCCTGTCCCTGCCCCTGAAAAACACCCCAACAGCTTGCTGCTTCCACCACCCtgcttcaccattgggatggttttgggcaggtgatgagcttgtgcctggtttcctccagagaTTACACTTAGAATTGtggccaaacagttcaatcttggtttatcagaccagagaatcttgtctctcacagtctgagagtcttttaggtgcttttttgcaaactccaagcagctttcatgtgtgtttcactgagaagaggcttccgtctggccactctgccatacaacccagatcggtggagtgctgcagtgatggttgtccctCTGGGAGTTTCTCCCATCaccacacaggatctctggagctcagccagagtgaccattgggttcttggtctCCTCTCTTAccaggcccttctcccctgattgctcagtttggcagCCAGCTCTACCAAGAaccctggttgttccaaacttcttcaaTTTAAGTTTGTGGAGGCCCCTGTGTTCACTGTGCTGGAACCGTCAAAGAAATTTTTTCGTAGctttccccagatctgtgcctggACATAATCCTGTCTCTGAGTTCTGCAGGCActtccttcgacctcatggcttggtttttgctttgataTGCATTGTCTTAGACagttgtgtgtctttccaaatcaagtccaatcagttgaatttaccactggtggactccagtcaagttgTGGAAaaatctcaaagatgatcaagataTAATTTTGGTACTTTCGTAGCCAGGCATGCCTGGTGTACCTACAGCAAACTTGGAAAATGGGGAGGGATCATAAAGAACACATTATAATACATTATAGATGGGCATGTTAGAGGTTGTGACAATCATAACCAATTTTCTGCTTTCATCCCCTTTAAGCCCAGGACTCATCCCCATGGATTAGTAATTCTGTGAAAGCTTTTCTCAGAGGAAACTTCTTGTTGTCTGGGATGTCAAAATGTGAATACAGCAGATCACATATACTGCCAGGAGCAGATGATCTCTCTCTGAAGTTGAATTCACTTTTGAATTCACTTTGGACATCTTGAAGAAATTCTCATCATCATGTTTTCCGGTTTATTTACCACACAATGATCCACAACCATCTGCCGTTAAATACCACAATAGTGCCATTGAATGTAGAATTTAAAATGCGGCcaattttttcatgttgtatttctttatttatgaaattatttttaatgtttaattgaGCCTGTTTATCGTGAAAAATTATTGCTGAAAATCTGATAAACAAATAGTTGCCTATTTCATCTTCTTACGGCAACATGAACTAATCTTGGTATGATCTACAAATCAGGTAGGATATTTTTGAAACACTACTAGAAAACCTGAACAGGGTAATAGAAAATTCTTTAAAAGAATTCTACagaaaattataaatatcaaTTTTTCAGTGACTACACAGAGTGTCAAGTTCCAGTGTCTTTTGTGTTATATAGTTAGTTAAGACGTGACAATGGCCAACAAGGCTAACAGCCCAATCCACTTCCCATGGTTTCAGTCCTCTGAACTGAACTCATGAATAAACCATGTTTTGCAGTAGTAGCAAAACTCATGGCCATGCTGTCCCTCAGTAGGTAGAGttagagacacagagagcagtCATGTGTTTATCCCCGACACACAGCAGCATAGCTGAGTGCCTCTCCTCATCCACAGTTCTTCCTTGATGTCTCTCAAGGCCATTTACAgttgcttcagaaagtattcaggccccTTCGCTTTTTGcacagtttattttgttgtagattttaTTTGAAACGGAtaaaatttcccatttttgcccatcaatctacacccAATAACTCattatgacaaagtgaaaacatatttttagacatttttgctaatttattaaaaattaaaaactcaaatctctcatttacaaaagtattcagacccttaattcagtactttgtagaggcccttttggcagcaattacatcttccagtcttcttgggtaagtctctacaagttTAGCACACCTGCATTTTGGGTAGTTTCATTCTTCCTgtcagatcctctcaagctccatcagattggatgggaagtgtttgtgatttttattattattatcacagtCAAAGTGTCCTTAAATTGAGAGTCAGCACTTTCATCTCAggcattgtttcatttcaagtcCAATGTGCTGGATTAA
Above is a genomic segment from Xiphias gladius isolate SHS-SW01 ecotype Sanya breed wild chromosome 19, ASM1685928v1, whole genome shotgun sequence containing:
- the paxx gene encoding protein PAXX isoform X1, whose product is MDKNQTYCTVLDKKSQSKFICYTHRKNGIFCICLTDASDVWSTEYTEDTLNQFRQRFALKSTEDYVLKLRLACGSGDGSVVVTDTGAELHVGSSPGDLSVTLSRLEGPEATEELKELLFRMADSLTQLDSKFRPLPVSPVKNHPRHPTEFEPRQQQNCAPSVTVKRRLPGASLINPGTKKKLQATGVAFDDADED
- the paxx gene encoding protein PAXX isoform X2 — its product is MDKNQTYCTVLDKKSQSKFICYTHRKNGIFCICLTDASDVWSTEYTEDTLNQFRQRFALKSTEDYVLKLRLACGSGDGSVVVTDTGAELHVGSSPGDLSVTLSRLEGPEATEELKELLFRMADSLTQLDIRPLPVSPVKNHPRHPTEFEPRQQQNCAPSVTVKRRLPGASLINPGTKKKLQATGVAFDDADED